In a genomic window of Anoxybacter fermentans:
- a CDS encoding anti-sigma-F factor Fin, translated as MKLLYYCHNCGDFIDELTVDKVDEKKLGFDLLTPEEKQDIIKSSKSGNMLYVRSICDNCYQDLSNIAGNELKPYHDQGLYSEYEFPRLH; from the coding sequence TTGAAACTCTTATACTATTGTCATAATTGCGGTGACTTTATCGATGAACTTACAGTTGATAAGGTGGATGAAAAAAAGCTTGGTTTCGATCTCTTGACGCCGGAAGAGAAACAGGATATAATTAAGTCGAGTAAGTCCGGGAATATGTTGTATGTGAGAAGTATTTGTGATAACTGTTATCAAGATTTGAGTAACATTGCAGGTAATGAGCTAAAACCTTATCATGACCAGGGTCTTTATAGTGAATATGAATTTCCCCGACTTCATTAG
- a CDS encoding potassium channel family protein, translating to MIFFLMEYFRAFVKHFKEQKIQQIIYSTLLIIFFGSGVFYWLESGVNEGIHHYGDALWWILVTMTTVGYGDLYPVTTGGRIIAVFVMLAGIGLLTVIIGVFASAIQTINLRKEMGKLITSFKDHIIICGWSEKAVHIIRELHSEKVVGDNPVVLVADLETNPFENDNLVHFVRGRIDSDDVLKRARVDRARSAIVLNEDGEDATTVLACLTIRKLNPDIYIVAEVSKSENRSHFETARVNEIIVNSEINSRLLLRSALHCGIAQVIEELTTATHGNEIYKMEIKEKWVGQKFGEMYMQFYNNYDAILLGLIRSGEVITNPDREMVLKSRDELVYIANKPITV from the coding sequence ATGATTTTCTTTTTGATGGAGTATTTCCGGGCCTTTGTTAAACATTTTAAAGAACAGAAAATTCAGCAGATAATTTACTCTACTTTATTGATAATTTTTTTCGGAAGTGGAGTATTTTATTGGTTAGAATCTGGAGTGAATGAAGGAATTCACCATTATGGAGATGCACTGTGGTGGATTTTGGTAACTATGACCACAGTAGGATATGGTGATCTCTATCCTGTTACAACAGGTGGTAGGATAATAGCAGTATTTGTTATGCTGGCTGGAATTGGTCTTTTGACAGTGATAATTGGTGTTTTTGCATCAGCAATTCAGACGATCAATTTGAGGAAGGAGATGGGTAAGTTGATTACTTCCTTTAAAGATCATATTATTATCTGTGGATGGTCTGAGAAAGCTGTTCATATTATTCGGGAACTGCACAGTGAGAAAGTAGTGGGAGATAATCCTGTGGTTCTGGTGGCAGATTTAGAGACTAACCCTTTTGAGAATGATAACCTGGTTCATTTTGTTCGTGGCCGGATTGATAGTGATGATGTATTAAAAAGGGCCAGGGTAGATCGAGCAAGATCGGCTATTGTATTGAATGAAGATGGAGAAGATGCTACTACAGTACTGGCATGTTTGACCATCCGGAAGCTGAATCCTGATATATATATAGTTGCGGAAGTAAGTAAATCAGAGAATCGTTCCCATTTTGAGACAGCCAGAGTTAATGAGATAATTGTTAATTCAGAGATTAATAGCCGGCTTTTGCTTCGTTCAGCTCTTCATTGTGGAATTGCTCAGGTGATAGAAGAACTGACAACTGCAACCCATGGAAATGAGATTTATAAAATGGAGATTAAGGAAAAATGGGTTGGTCAGAAATTCGGAGAGATGTATATGCAGTTTTATAATAATTATGATGCTATTCTTTTGGGACTAATTCGTTCCGGTGAAGTTATAACTAATCCTGATAGAGAGATGGTGTTAAAATCTCGAGATGAACTGGTATATATTGCTAACAAACCAATAACAGTTTAG
- a CDS encoding polyamine aminopropyltransferase, with translation MKNGEIGILLFSIFIVAICGIIYELIIAGVSSYLLGDSITQFSLVIGFFMSAMGFGSYLSKFLKNNLLECFVIVEIVIGLVGGFSALVLFYAFGFTSSYHIFMFLFIIIIGVMVGLEIPILMRILKEYEELRIALANVLSFDYIGALFGSIAFPLILLPRFGLIKTSLLIGVLNILVACIIYYQYRQKLIKSGLFLTVLILILLSLIVGLWFSNQAERFLEQRLYRDKIIFMKQTPYQKIVLTKGKNDFRLFINGNLQFSSYDEYRYHEALVHPPMIFSYRHDRVLVLGGGDGLAVRELLRYPDVEQIILVDLDEVITKLATENKYFVKLNGGSLSDSRVQIINEDAYQFLLKTDELYNVILVDLPDPNNENLNKLYTSQFYYLLKKHLTPDGAIAVQSTSPYFAPLAFWSIVETIKDAGLKVYPYHVYVPSFGDWGFTLATRREIDFKKFQLPFKMRYLNEENFAAMFSFGEDILAYRKMVEPNRISHPVLLRYYEEGWKHW, from the coding sequence ATGAAAAATGGAGAAATTGGAATATTACTTTTTTCAATTTTTATTGTTGCAATTTGTGGAATAATCTATGAATTGATTATTGCCGGGGTAAGTTCATATCTTTTAGGAGATTCTATAACTCAGTTTTCATTGGTAATTGGCTTTTTTATGAGTGCTATGGGATTTGGATCGTATTTATCTAAATTTTTGAAAAATAATTTGCTGGAGTGTTTTGTTATTGTTGAAATAGTGATTGGATTGGTCGGCGGTTTTTCAGCATTGGTTCTTTTTTATGCTTTTGGATTTACTTCCAGCTATCATATTTTTATGTTTCTTTTTATTATTATCATTGGAGTGATGGTAGGATTAGAGATTCCTATTTTAATGAGAATTTTAAAGGAGTATGAGGAACTTAGAATCGCTCTTGCTAATGTTCTCAGTTTTGACTATATTGGAGCTTTATTTGGGTCTATTGCTTTTCCTTTGATATTACTCCCTAGATTTGGATTGATTAAAACCTCACTTTTGATAGGGGTTTTAAATATTTTAGTAGCCTGTATTATTTATTACCAATATAGACAAAAATTAATTAAAAGTGGGCTTTTTTTAACTGTGTTGATTTTAATTCTTTTAAGTCTAATTGTTGGATTATGGTTTTCTAATCAAGCTGAGCGGTTTTTGGAACAGAGATTATATCGGGATAAAATTATTTTTATGAAACAAACACCATATCAGAAGATTGTTTTAACAAAAGGCAAAAACGATTTCCGACTTTTTATTAATGGAAATTTGCAATTTTCCAGTTATGATGAGTACAGGTATCATGAAGCCCTGGTTCATCCGCCGATGATTTTTAGTTATCGACATGATCGTGTGTTAGTCCTGGGTGGTGGTGACGGGTTAGCAGTACGGGAATTGCTTCGATATCCGGATGTGGAGCAGATTATACTGGTTGATCTGGATGAGGTTATTACCAAATTGGCAACAGAGAATAAGTATTTTGTAAAATTAAATGGTGGTTCTCTCTCTGATTCGAGGGTACAGATTATAAATGAAGATGCATATCAATTTTTACTGAAAACAGATGAGTTGTATAATGTGATTTTAGTAGATTTGCCTGATCCTAATAATGAGAATCTTAATAAATTATATACTTCTCAGTTTTATTATTTATTAAAAAAGCATTTGACTCCTGATGGAGCAATAGCCGTACAGAGTACATCACCTTATTTTGCACCTCTTGCTTTCTGGTCAATTGTAGAGACAATAAAAGATGCTGGACTTAAAGTATATCCATATCATGTATATGTACCCAGTTTTGGAGATTGGGGATTTACTCTGGCTACGAGAAGGGAGATAGATTTTAAAAAATTTCAGTTACCTTTTAAAATGCGCTATTTGAATGAAGAGAATTTTGCTGCAATGTTCAGTTTTGGAGAAGATATCCTGGCATATCGTAAGATGGTGGAACCTAATCGTATTAGTCATCCGGTTTTACTCCGTTATTATGAAGAAGGTTGGAAACATTGGTAA